A stretch of the Snodgrassella alvi genome encodes the following:
- a CDS encoding ATP-binding cassette domain-containing protein: MAQRPAVVLDKVSRCFGEIRALHDVSAAIYPGRLTGLVGPDGAGKTTLMRLMTGLLAPASGHINIVGLDTVQDADKIAFNVGYMPQRFGLYEDLSVLENMKLYARLRGLNAQESQQTFNKLLAFTRLEPFSQRLAGQLSGGMKQKLGLACAMMAAPDILLLDEPGVGVDPLSRQDLWQMVAKLTGDGVAVVWATAYLDEAEKCDSVLLLNEGKLVFDGRPSDLTARLQGRSFGLNGFSENRRSLLSRALNLDSVCDGTIQGASLRLVLRHGHDAREIEALAVETGGAIRPLAPRFEDAFIDLLGGGPKGTSALAAKMSSFPNLPAAAVECIHLTKKFGDFIATDDSSFQVKQGEIFGLLGPNGAGKSTTFKMLCGLLRPSSGQAHVAGLDLRHATKKAKLQLGYMAQKFSLYGLLNVEQNLNLFAGMYGLSGGTKQQRIEEMIQIFQLTPYLRHSPDELPLGFKQRLALACALMHRPPVLFLDEPTSGVDPITRREFWIHINGMVQKGMTVMVTTHFMDEAEYCDRVALMYQGRLIALDTPDRLKEKVRTSAGEEPTMEQAFIRLIDAADCANSAERNGCTEAV, from the coding sequence ATGGCGCAGAGGCCTGCGGTGGTGCTGGATAAGGTTTCGCGATGTTTTGGTGAGATCAGGGCACTGCATGATGTTAGTGCGGCTATTTATCCCGGCCGGCTCACAGGACTGGTTGGACCAGATGGCGCAGGAAAAACCACGCTAATGCGGCTGATGACTGGTTTGCTGGCACCTGCAAGTGGGCATATTAATATTGTTGGGCTGGATACAGTTCAGGATGCGGACAAAATTGCTTTTAATGTGGGTTATATGCCGCAGCGTTTTGGTTTGTATGAGGATTTGTCTGTACTGGAAAACATGAAGCTTTATGCCAGATTGCGCGGTCTGAATGCGCAGGAAAGTCAGCAAACGTTCAATAAGCTGCTGGCATTTACTCGTTTGGAACCTTTTTCGCAGCGTCTTGCAGGACAGCTTTCCGGTGGGATGAAACAGAAGCTGGGATTGGCCTGTGCGATGATGGCTGCCCCTGATATTTTATTGCTGGACGAACCTGGTGTTGGTGTAGACCCCTTAAGCCGGCAGGATTTGTGGCAGATGGTGGCAAAGCTGACTGGTGACGGGGTCGCTGTGGTATGGGCAACAGCCTATTTGGATGAGGCGGAGAAGTGTGATTCGGTACTGCTGCTAAATGAAGGCAAACTGGTATTTGATGGTAGACCATCAGACTTGACGGCCAGACTACAAGGGAGAAGTTTTGGATTAAATGGTTTTAGTGAAAACCGGCGGTCTCTTTTGAGTAGGGCTTTGAATTTGGATAGTGTCTGTGATGGCACAATTCAGGGGGCTTCTTTACGACTGGTTCTCAGACACGGTCATGATGCGAGAGAAATTGAGGCGCTGGCTGTGGAAACAGGGGGCGCGATCCGTCCGTTGGCACCCCGATTTGAAGATGCGTTTATTGATTTACTTGGTGGAGGTCCGAAAGGGACGTCGGCACTGGCGGCAAAGATGTCTTCTTTTCCTAATTTACCCGCGGCCGCTGTGGAATGTATTCATCTAACAAAAAAATTTGGGGATTTTATAGCCACAGATGATTCCAGCTTTCAGGTAAAACAAGGTGAGATTTTCGGGTTGCTTGGTCCCAATGGAGCAGGTAAATCCACCACGTTTAAAATGTTGTGTGGTTTGTTGCGTCCGAGCAGTGGACAGGCGCATGTGGCCGGACTGGATTTGCGCCATGCTACTAAAAAAGCCAAGTTGCAACTGGGCTATATGGCGCAGAAGTTTTCACTTTATGGCTTGCTGAATGTGGAGCAAAACCTGAATTTATTTGCTGGTATGTATGGTTTAAGTGGGGGCACCAAGCAGCAGCGCATTGAGGAGATGATTCAGATTTTTCAGCTGACACCTTATCTCAGACATTCACCTGATGAGTTGCCTTTAGGTTTCAAACAGCGGCTGGCATTGGCTTGTGCGCTGATGCATCGTCCGCCGGTTTTATTTCTGGATGAGCCCACTTCTGGTGTAGATCCAATTACGCGTCGGGAATTCTGGATTCATATTAACGGAATGGTGCAGAAAGGGATGACGGTGATGGTAACGACGCATTTTATGGATGAGGCAGAATATTGTGACCGTGTGGCTCTGATGTATCAGGGACGGTTGATTGCTTTGGATACACCCGACCGGTTGAAAGAAAAGGTACGTACAAGTGCAGGAGAAGAACCAACGATGGAGCAGGCATTTATCCGATTGATTGATGCGGCGGATTGTGCAAACTCTGCTGAACGTAATGGCTGTACGGAGGCCGTATGA
- a CDS encoding ABC transporter permease has product MKQGKSAVKNRLGALIYKESLQIVRDPSAIFVAFVLPVILLLLFAFAVSLDVRKVPVGVVLSSDTPTAQSLAAAFSGSRYFTVLPMRHTQEAKAAIIASKIRGYVVIPADVETRLHIRNNDLLIQVIADGSQPNTANFVTAYAQGIASLWLAQHGQSTVSPVSVQPRFWFNAELESRRSLIPGSIAIIMTMIGTLLTALVVAREWERGTMEGLLSTPATITEILLGKLLPYFVLGMLATLGSALMAVFAFDVPLRGSWLVLMMLAAVFLIPALGQGLVISILAKNQFIAAQLAAFTGFLPAFMLSGFLFEIDSMPWPIRLITHIIPTRYFVEALQTVFLVGNVWSLLLTDMLAMLLIGALLFVLARAKCHKSLEG; this is encoded by the coding sequence ATGAAGCAGGGGAAAAGTGCTGTTAAGAACCGTCTTGGTGCACTTATTTATAAAGAAAGCCTACAAATTGTACGCGACCCTTCGGCAATATTCGTCGCTTTTGTATTGCCGGTTATTTTGTTGCTGCTGTTTGCTTTTGCTGTTTCGCTGGATGTGCGTAAAGTGCCGGTAGGTGTGGTACTAAGCTCAGATACGCCGACGGCACAATCGCTGGCAGCAGCTTTTTCTGGTTCACGTTACTTTACTGTTTTGCCTATGCGTCATACTCAGGAGGCAAAAGCAGCAATCATAGCCAGTAAAATTCGAGGTTATGTTGTGATTCCTGCTGACGTAGAAACTCGTTTACATATCCGTAATAATGATCTGCTGATTCAGGTGATTGCGGATGGGTCACAACCTAATACCGCAAATTTTGTTACAGCCTATGCGCAAGGGATTGCTTCGCTGTGGTTAGCTCAGCATGGTCAGAGTACTGTTTCACCGGTATCAGTCCAGCCTCGTTTCTGGTTTAATGCAGAACTGGAAAGCCGGCGTTCACTGATTCCGGGTTCTATAGCCATTATTATGACTATGATTGGTACGCTTTTGACGGCGCTGGTGGTGGCCAGAGAGTGGGAGCGCGGGACGATGGAAGGCTTGCTATCTACCCCCGCTACGATTACGGAAATACTGCTGGGCAAATTGTTGCCTTATTTTGTGCTGGGTATGCTGGCAACGCTTGGTTCGGCGCTAATGGCCGTATTTGCTTTCGATGTGCCGCTCAGGGGTAGTTGGCTGGTGCTAATGATGCTGGCTGCAGTATTTTTGATTCCGGCTCTGGGACAGGGGCTGGTGATATCGATATTAGCTAAAAATCAGTTTATTGCCGCGCAGTTGGCTGCTTTCACGGGTTTTTTGCCGGCGTTTATGTTGTCCGGTTTTCTATTTGAAATAGACAGTATGCCATGGCCGATCCGGTTGATCACTCATATTATTCCAACGCGTTATTTTGTTGAGGCGCTGCAAACGGTTTTTCTGGTAGGCAATGTTTGGTCGCTCTTATTGACCGATATGCTAGCCATGCTATTAATCGGGGCACTGTTGTTTGTTCTGGCACGAGCAAAATGTCATAAAAGTCTGGAGGGATAA
- a CDS encoding ABC transporter permease: protein MLFSLQLRAQIIKEILCLLRDKRARFILIVPPIMQLMIFSFAITLDVRNVTVSVYNRDNGYWSQELVRTIEHAGFVKKVLVTDNLSALHADIDRKQVLLAITIPEDFSRDIAAGQPASLQVIIDGRRANAGQIAYSYIERIVQNMGVQAQKTERIAARNFFNPNLNYRWFVVPALSGILIFVIALMTAALSIARERELGTFDQLLVSPCTPAEIIIAKCVPGFIISIMLSLMMILAAVLIFGIPFTGSLLLLLMAMMVFIVSIIGIGLAISAFCSTQQQAILGVFGVMIPMVMMSGFATPVENMPQVLQWLAELMPFKHYLIILHGVFLKNMPAKEIFHNAWPMLLIGCVTLSIAIISVRKKLT, encoded by the coding sequence ATGCTGTTTTCGCTTCAGCTGCGCGCGCAGATTATCAAGGAAATTCTGTGCTTGCTGCGTGACAAAAGGGCGCGATTTATTCTGATTGTGCCGCCGATTATGCAGTTAATGATTTTTTCTTTCGCGATTACTCTGGATGTGCGCAATGTTACAGTATCGGTTTATAACCGTGACAATGGTTATTGGTCGCAGGAGCTGGTGCGAACCATAGAACATGCTGGTTTTGTAAAAAAGGTGCTGGTGACAGACAATTTGTCTGCATTGCATGCCGATATAGACCGAAAACAGGTGCTGTTGGCGATTACTATTCCAGAAGATTTTTCTCGCGATATTGCTGCCGGTCAACCAGCCAGTTTGCAGGTAATTATAGATGGACGTCGTGCCAATGCCGGCCAGATTGCCTATTCCTATATTGAGAGAATTGTCCAGAATATGGGCGTGCAAGCTCAGAAGACAGAACGGATTGCGGCTAGAAATTTCTTTAATCCGAATTTGAATTATCGATGGTTTGTTGTACCAGCATTATCTGGCATTCTGATATTTGTGATTGCGCTGATGACAGCTGCGTTGTCGATTGCGCGTGAGCGGGAGCTGGGTACCTTTGATCAGCTGCTGGTTTCGCCTTGTACACCGGCTGAAATTATCATTGCTAAATGTGTCCCTGGTTTCATCATCAGTATTATGTTGTCTTTAATGATGATTCTAGCGGCAGTGTTGATTTTCGGCATTCCGTTTACCGGTTCATTGCTGCTGTTACTGATGGCGATGATGGTATTCATTGTTTCCATTATCGGCATCGGACTGGCCATATCAGCTTTTTGTTCCACTCAACAGCAGGCAATTCTAGGGGTGTTTGGGGTCATGATACCGATGGTGATGATGTCTGGATTTGCCACGCCGGTGGAAAATATGCCGCAGGTGCTGCAATGGCTGGCAGAGCTGATGCCGTTTAAACATTATCTCATCATACTGCATGGTGTGTTTCTTAAAAATATGCCAGCAAAGGAGATTTTCCATAATGCGTGGCCGATGCTCTTGATTGGCTGTGTAACACTGAGCATTGCGATTATTTCAGTACGGAAAAAATTAACATGA
- a CDS encoding efflux transporter outer membrane subunit gives MNRLRLSILFSSTLLLCACISAPQYKEPPAVQIPKQWTLPEKDNEPAEALDQWWQNFHDPLLDRLIDEGLANNHDIRHAVLKIEEARAILAGTRSGFWPTADAEGRSTRSRNSESVNLPNQRYQTRNYAGTAITWEIDLFGRVRNSVAADAARYEQLQEDADAIRLSVASEIVRSYFDMRSAQAQLQAQESILVALRGTRKIVLRRVQAGDLAQIELQNIDARLLSAQAAIPEIQARIRAEALALSILTGGQPNKELFLVNTAIPVRSLPAIPAGSPADILRRRPDIRAAERQLAASNAEVGVAVAAQFPQLTINANGGFDALSPVKLVRSSNESWSVFPFISWRIMDGGKIRAEIHAAQARQKMAAVDYEQTVLKALNESETAMSNYQYYQKSVSQWTEAAVQAQQVFRSQQRRFSAGDISMADVLEAQRQYAEAQYSLALAQGKASSAMVDVVKALGGGI, from the coding sequence ATGAATAGATTGCGCTTATCCATTTTGTTTTCTAGTACTTTATTGCTCTGTGCCTGTATCAGTGCACCGCAGTATAAGGAACCACCCGCTGTTCAGATACCCAAACAATGGACGTTGCCTGAAAAAGATAATGAACCGGCAGAGGCTCTGGATCAATGGTGGCAAAATTTTCATGATCCGCTACTTGACCGGCTTATAGATGAGGGACTAGCCAATAATCATGATATCCGCCATGCCGTACTCAAAATCGAAGAAGCGCGTGCAATACTGGCTGGTACGCGCAGTGGTTTTTGGCCGACAGCTGATGCAGAGGGACGCAGTACACGTAGTCGCAACAGTGAAAGCGTTAACTTACCCAATCAGCGCTATCAAACGCGAAATTATGCTGGCACCGCTATTACATGGGAAATTGATTTGTTTGGGCGTGTGCGTAATAGTGTAGCGGCGGATGCGGCACGCTATGAGCAGCTACAGGAAGATGCTGATGCCATTAGACTGAGCGTGGCTTCAGAAATTGTGCGCAGTTATTTTGATATGAGAAGTGCGCAGGCTCAATTACAAGCACAAGAGAGTATTTTGGTGGCACTGCGTGGGACACGTAAAATTGTGTTGCGGCGAGTGCAGGCCGGAGATTTGGCTCAAATAGAACTTCAGAATATCGATGCACGCCTTTTGTCTGCTCAGGCGGCTATTCCAGAAATACAAGCCCGCATCCGTGCCGAAGCATTAGCGCTGAGTATTCTGACCGGTGGTCAGCCAAATAAGGAGTTATTCCTAGTCAACACTGCTATTCCAGTACGCTCTTTGCCGGCTATTCCGGCAGGTAGTCCAGCAGATATTTTGCGTAGGCGGCCGGATATCCGTGCTGCTGAGCGTCAATTAGCAGCCAGCAATGCTGAGGTGGGGGTGGCGGTTGCAGCACAGTTTCCGCAACTCACCATTAATGCCAATGGTGGTTTTGATGCTTTATCACCAGTTAAATTAGTCCGCTCATCTAATGAAAGCTGGTCAGTATTTCCGTTTATTTCATGGCGGATTATGGATGGGGGGAAAATCAGAGCAGAAATACACGCAGCGCAGGCAAGACAGAAAATGGCGGCAGTGGATTATGAGCAAACAGTGCTGAAAGCGTTGAATGAATCTGAAACTGCGATGAGTAATTATCAATATTATCAAAAATCTGTGTCGCAGTGGACGGAAGCAGCTGTGCAGGCGCAGCAAGTTTTCCGCAGCCAGCAGCGGCGCTTCAGTGCCGGCGATATATCTATGGCAGATGTACTTGAAGCGCAACGGCAGTATGCCGAGGCACAGTACTCACTTGCACTGGCTCAAGGCAAAGCCAGCAGTGCCATGGTAGATGTGGTCAAGGCACTTGGCGGAGGCATTTGA